A section of the Humulus lupulus chromosome 2, drHumLupu1.1, whole genome shotgun sequence genome encodes:
- the LOC133814024 gene encoding uncharacterized protein LOC133814024 → MMREMMQKFSDGRSAYATEHLDLVSRTTEKSPFSEWIQNEPKPRDFVIPSLPAFNGKGDPLNHLFQFQQKMALEANNEAIQCKVFSTTFSGPALLWFRQLKPGSLNSFSDLRRTFLQQYSANREVPKTMADLYRIEQRENEHPKAYLQRFIDLVHQIHDVDPLTAANLFVKSLQVGSLLHENLTMTPPYDMEDVQTRAEGVFRVLEFRERAQKKSALISAPPTNNPPPLARDDKRKQNQTDRMKEGKRPRQDRQPSRYPSFEYTVPQEVIYDENKDRPIW, encoded by the coding sequence ATGATGAGGGaaatgatgcagaagttctcAGATGGGCGATCCGCCTACGCCACCGAACATTTGGATCTAGTATCAAGAACCACTGAGAAATCGCCTTTCTCGGAATGGATTCAGAATGAGCCAAAGCCTCGAGACTTTGTCATCCCTTCCCTACCTGCGTTCAATGGAAAAGGAGACCCACTAAACCACTTATTTCAATTTCAACAGAAGATGGCATTAGAAGCTAATAACGAAGCCATACAATGCAAAGTCTTTTCAACGACTTTCTCCGGGCCAGCTCTGTTATGGTTCCGACAATTAAAGCCCGGGTCACTCAACAGTTTTAGTGATCTCCGACGGACCTTCTTACAGCAGTACAGCGCGAACCGAGAGGTGCCCAAAACAATGGCCGATCTTTATCGGATTGAACAGCGGGAGAATGAACATCCGAAAGCATACTTGCAACGTTTCATTGACCTCGTGCATCAAATCCACGACGTCGATCCGCTCACCGCAGCAAATCTCTTCGTCAAAAGCCTGCAGGTGGGATCTCTCTTGCATGAGAATCTCACCATGACACCTCCATACGACATGGAAGACGTGCAGACCCGAGCCGAGGGCGTCTTCAGGGTGTTAGAATTTCGAGAGCGCGCACAGAAGAAGTCTGCACTCATCTCTGCTCCACCAACAAATAATCCTCCACCACTTGCCAGGGATGACAAGAGGAAGCAGAACCAAACAGATCGTATGAAGGAAGGAAAAAGGCCAAGACAGGATCGACAGCCATCACGATACCCATCCTTCGAATACACCGTCCCGCAAGAAGTCATTTATGATGAAAATAAAGACAGACCTATCTGGTGA